A window of Sphingobium herbicidovorans contains these coding sequences:
- a CDS encoding PaaI family thioesterase produces MSEGAGPVSLVLEGPWADWLRWSDPVPDTFLGTSVGPSYSRGAGDRRATVMLETRQSHANRNGALHGGFLAAFADHAYFAALAAMGRPEQAAAVTVDLSMQYCGSGQVGQPLRADVEVLQETGRLFFMRLTLHQDDALVASSTATVRKVPVPK; encoded by the coding sequence GTGAGTGAAGGTGCTGGTCCTGTAAGCCTGGTGCTGGAAGGTCCTTGGGCTGACTGGCTGCGCTGGAGTGATCCAGTACCGGATACCTTCCTCGGCACGTCCGTGGGTCCCAGCTATTCGCGGGGTGCCGGCGATCGCCGCGCCACCGTGATGCTGGAAACCCGCCAGTCGCACGCCAATCGCAACGGCGCATTGCATGGCGGTTTCCTCGCCGCCTTTGCCGACCATGCCTATTTCGCGGCGCTGGCCGCGATGGGCCGCCCCGAGCAGGCGGCTGCCGTCACGGTTGATCTTTCCATGCAATATTGCGGCTCGGGCCAGGTGGGCCAGCCGCTGCGCGCCGATGTCGAGGTCTTGCAGGAAACCGGGCGGCTATTCTTCATGCGCCTGACGCTCCATCAGGATGATGCGCTGGTCGCGTCCTCCACAGCCACCGTGCGAAAGGTGCCGGTTCCCAAATGA
- a CDS encoding succinate dehydrogenase iron-sulfur subunit, with protein MAEFALPKNSKISGKGVAHKAPDGASNVKSFKVYRYDPDSGQNPRYDTFEIDLDNCGPMVLDALLKIKNEYDPTLTFRRSCREGICGSCSMNMNGKNGLACTTSIEECAGKEVRITPLPHMDVIKDLVPDFTHFYAQYNSIKPWLQTVSPPPSGKERLQSPADREKLDGLYECILCACCSTSCPSYWWNSDKFLGPAILLQAYRWLADSRDEYTGERLDELEDPFRLYRCHTIMNCANVCPKGLSPAKAIAETKKMMVERQL; from the coding sequence ATGGCCGAATTCGCACTGCCCAAGAACAGCAAGATTTCCGGTAAGGGCGTGGCCCATAAGGCGCCTGACGGGGCAAGCAACGTCAAGAGCTTCAAGGTCTATCGCTACGACCCCGACTCGGGTCAGAATCCGCGCTATGACACGTTCGAGATTGATCTCGACAACTGCGGTCCCATGGTTCTGGACGCGCTGCTGAAGATCAAGAATGAATATGATCCGACGCTGACCTTCCGCCGTTCCTGCCGCGAAGGCATATGCGGTTCCTGTTCGATGAACATGAACGGCAAGAATGGCCTGGCATGCACCACCTCGATCGAGGAATGCGCGGGCAAGGAAGTGCGCATCACGCCGCTGCCGCATATGGATGTCATCAAGGACCTCGTCCCCGACTTTACGCATTTCTATGCGCAGTATAATTCGATCAAGCCGTGGCTGCAAACCGTCAGCCCCCCGCCGAGCGGCAAGGAGCGGCTGCAGTCGCCCGCAGACCGCGAGAAGCTTGACGGCCTGTACGAGTGCATCCTGTGCGCCTGCTGCTCGACCAGCTGCCCCAGCTATTGGTGGAATTCGGACAAGTTCCTCGGTCCGGCCATTCTGCTCCAGGCCTATCGCTGGCTGGCTGACAGCCGCGACGAATATACTGGCGAGCGCTTGGATGAGCTGGAAGATCCCTTCCGCCTCTACCGTTGTCACACCATCATGAACTGCGCGAACGTCTGCCCCAAGGGGCTGAGCCCTGCAAAGGCGATCGCGGAAACCAAGAAGATGATGGTCGAACGGCAGCTTTGA
- a CDS encoding glycosyltransferase — protein MQYNNRIIAIGNYDFRPSGTVVKSIEIATACAQAGLPVELWVVRDEGALRARVPADVPIFAVGSAARLRNRGGDLALNIPALAAALRRRQPALFLSGGNHLHLAGRIALRLSGQRHSIQFGARASNSAHHGKVTHWRSVIGRWNNRLKFGGADFTVAVSHALAQEIQEALPRSKLAVIANGVDLAKVDRLASAPFDHPFLDKRRNGGPVLVTMGRITRQKGFDLLISALGRLHDTGARLMIIGDGAHDQVVALRDLAEKEGVSDRVALLGYQDNPFAILSHADLFVSASRWEGASNALIEALACGMPIVATDCPTGNREVIEAGDCGTLAPVEDAIGLAVAIRKELQTKRTEISQFAEARKWSLDHCLDNWVNLLSDCLERGSGQTVRQVADVRKHLSGR, from the coding sequence TTGCAGTATAACAATCGCATCATTGCCATCGGCAATTACGACTTTCGTCCCAGCGGAACAGTCGTGAAATCCATTGAGATCGCCACGGCCTGTGCGCAGGCGGGTTTACCGGTCGAACTGTGGGTTGTCCGGGACGAAGGCGCCCTGCGCGCACGCGTGCCCGCGGACGTGCCCATTTTTGCCGTGGGGTCAGCGGCCCGCCTGCGGAACCGGGGGGGTGATCTGGCCCTGAACATTCCCGCCTTGGCCGCGGCGCTACGCCGTCGCCAGCCGGCGCTGTTCCTCAGCGGCGGCAATCATCTCCATCTCGCCGGCCGGATAGCCCTTCGCTTGAGTGGCCAGAGACATTCGATTCAATTTGGCGCACGCGCCAGCAACTCAGCGCATCATGGCAAGGTTACCCACTGGCGGTCTGTGATCGGCAGATGGAACAACCGACTGAAATTCGGCGGCGCCGATTTCACCGTGGCTGTTTCCCACGCTCTCGCCCAAGAAATCCAAGAGGCGCTGCCCAGGAGCAAATTGGCGGTCATCGCCAATGGCGTTGATCTCGCGAAGGTCGATCGGCTTGCTTCCGCGCCCTTCGATCATCCGTTTCTGGATAAGCGTCGAAACGGTGGGCCGGTGCTGGTCACCATGGGCAGGATCACGCGTCAGAAGGGCTTCGACCTGCTCATTTCAGCTCTGGGTCGCCTTCACGATACCGGCGCTCGACTGATGATCATAGGCGATGGCGCGCACGATCAGGTCGTCGCGCTTAGGGACTTGGCTGAGAAGGAAGGCGTGAGCGATCGAGTTGCGCTGCTCGGCTATCAGGATAATCCCTTCGCTATCCTTTCCCACGCAGATCTGTTCGTCAGCGCTTCACGCTGGGAAGGCGCCAGCAACGCATTGATCGAAGCGCTCGCTTGTGGGATGCCTATCGTTGCTACGGACTGCCCCACTGGCAACCGGGAAGTGATCGAAGCCGGAGACTGCGGCACGCTGGCCCCGGTAGAGGATGCAATAGGCTTGGCCGTCGCCATCCGGAAGGAACTTCAAACAAAACGAACTGAAATCAGTCAGTTCGCCGAGGCCCGTAAATGGTCGCTCGATCACTGCTTGGACAACTGGGTGAATTTGCTTAGCGACTGCCTTGAACGGGGCTCAGGCCAGACTGTTAGGCAGGTCGCCGACGTGCGCAAGCATCTTTCGGGTAGATGA
- a CDS encoding glycosyltransferase has translation MKIAFVTYGFGLGGTDRVCCHLARGFHDLGDEVSILACAGREEGESALKDIIAGGPHTVFLTRSRWGHRQVQKLMSMLPYIHWLKQERPDFVVATGNNICRFTALGFRLAGVRNTSRLIIKTTNPVIRPKKGLGERLRRRAFERAFRDASAVLTLSDEESSQLAQSFPRAASRFRAVYNPYLTATFEQASAESHAEREACARDDNKVIMLAVGRLHHQKNYPRMLRAFAALVRAGRTNLLLRIAGDGPDRAAIVELINELNIADYVELLGYTGEVPKLLTTADVLLLSSDYEGLPAVVIEALACNCPVISTDCFPMAKALLGPLPECLVVEQNNSDAFATALNQWLEDSWERPPLRPHALRYSTASAIQSHRAAILESSSL, from the coding sequence ATGAAGATCGCGTTTGTAACCTATGGCTTTGGACTTGGCGGCACCGATCGGGTGTGCTGCCATCTTGCCCGGGGCTTTCACGACCTAGGCGATGAAGTATCGATCCTGGCTTGCGCTGGGAGGGAGGAGGGCGAGTCAGCTCTGAAGGATATCATTGCGGGCGGCCCGCACACCGTATTCCTCACTCGTAGCCGGTGGGGACATCGCCAAGTGCAAAAATTGATGTCGATGCTACCCTACATTCACTGGCTCAAGCAAGAACGCCCGGACTTCGTGGTTGCCACCGGGAACAATATCTGCCGGTTTACAGCACTTGGTTTTAGGCTCGCAGGCGTAAGGAATACCAGCCGACTGATCATCAAAACCACTAATCCGGTAATCCGGCCAAAAAAAGGTCTGGGGGAACGGCTAAGACGCAGAGCATTCGAACGAGCCTTTCGCGATGCGTCAGCCGTACTTACGCTAAGCGACGAGGAGTCGTCCCAGCTCGCGCAATCTTTCCCGAGAGCCGCCAGCCGATTCCGAGCGGTATACAACCCTTATCTTACAGCTACCTTTGAACAAGCTTCCGCTGAAAGCCATGCGGAGAGAGAAGCATGTGCCCGGGATGATAACAAGGTCATAATGCTCGCAGTGGGCCGCCTTCATCACCAGAAAAATTATCCCCGCATGCTCCGTGCTTTCGCAGCACTTGTCCGAGCAGGTAGAACCAACCTGTTACTTCGCATAGCAGGAGATGGACCTGATCGAGCAGCCATAGTTGAGCTTATCAATGAGCTGAATATCGCCGACTATGTCGAATTATTAGGTTACACGGGGGAGGTTCCTAAACTCCTGACAACAGCTGACGTTCTATTGTTATCATCCGACTATGAAGGTCTGCCAGCCGTTGTCATTGAGGCGCTCGCTTGCAATTGCCCGGTGATTTCCACCGACTGCTTCCCGATGGCCAAGGCTCTTTTGGGGCCCTTGCCCGAATGCCTTGTCGTCGAACAGAACAACAGTGATGCCTTCGCAACCGCATTAAATCAGTGGCTGGAAGATTCTTGGGAGCGGCCGCCACTGCGACCTCACGCTCTACGCTATTCCACCGCCAGTGCGATACAGAGCCATCGCGCGGCCATATTAGAGAGTTCGTCTTTGTGA
- a CDS encoding CDP-alcohol phosphatidyltransferase family protein — translation MTNAERVQRMANEAAGKGRHIAPGNSLAVNLQYVFDPILLREVLRKPNCAFVLNGELLIGQIDPDIVDIHPRQQDGLEIIELGGGYRIYNEQLRKLETPYAERLTPQTRRSIERRSYYGAYKGVTDLLTKYLWPELALWLTRGAAQVGMTPNMITAIGAILCITATFLFSQGHYWTGMLAGFGFMVLDTVDGKLARCTITSSKWGNIFDHGIDLIHPPFWWYAWGLGLRTWDRELSPSVFWVIMGVIFAGYVLQRLIEGVFMRAFDGMHIHVWQRFDTWFRLITARRNPNMVILFVALIAGRPDIGLIALAWWTAISLIVHAVRLLQAYGERRAGRAIVSWMEANA, via the coding sequence ATGACAAACGCCGAGCGTGTGCAGCGCATGGCGAACGAAGCTGCTGGCAAAGGGCGGCATATCGCCCCGGGCAATAGTTTGGCCGTAAATCTCCAGTATGTGTTTGATCCTATATTGTTACGTGAAGTTTTGCGAAAGCCAAACTGCGCTTTTGTTCTAAATGGCGAGCTGCTGATAGGGCAAATAGATCCTGACATCGTCGATATTCACCCTCGTCAACAAGACGGACTTGAAATAATCGAACTCGGTGGCGGGTATCGCATTTACAACGAGCAGCTTCGCAAGCTCGAAACACCCTATGCAGAACGCCTGACTCCACAGACCCGTCGATCCATTGAGCGACGCAGTTATTATGGCGCCTACAAGGGCGTAACGGACCTTTTGACCAAATATCTTTGGCCTGAATTGGCGCTCTGGCTTACCCGTGGCGCCGCGCAGGTTGGAATGACTCCCAACATGATCACCGCAATTGGAGCCATCTTGTGCATAACTGCGACGTTCCTGTTCTCTCAAGGGCATTACTGGACAGGAATGCTGGCCGGCTTTGGCTTCATGGTGCTTGACACCGTTGATGGCAAGCTAGCGCGTTGCACGATCACCTCATCAAAATGGGGCAATATATTTGATCACGGCATTGACCTGATCCACCCGCCCTTCTGGTGGTATGCTTGGGGCCTAGGCTTGAGAACATGGGATCGAGAACTATCCCCTTCTGTTTTCTGGGTGATAATGGGCGTGATCTTTGCAGGATATGTGCTTCAGCGCCTCATAGAAGGCGTTTTCATGCGAGCCTTCGATGGCATGCACATACATGTATGGCAGCGGTTCGATACCTGGTTCCGGCTGATAACGGCACGGCGCAATCCCAATATGGTGATCCTCTTCGTGGCGCTGATTGCGGGGCGTCCCGACATTGGGCTGATCGCACTCGCATGGTGGACGGCGATCTCGCTGATCGTGCATGCGGTGCGGTTGTTGCAGGCCTATGGTGAAAGGCGTGCGGGGCGGGCGATCGTCAGCTGGATGGAGGCGAATGCGTGA
- a CDS encoding HIT family protein — MNETIERFGFPGTLVAEYDHWVVLLRPAQVTLGSLVLAAKSDATAFGDLEAEAHAELAQVTKAIEGALSELVGYEKINYLMLMMVDPHVHFHVLPRYEGSREHAGLRITDAGWPGQPDLGSAVKLDSAQIATLTGWLKPYFA; from the coding sequence GTGAATGAAACCATTGAAAGATTCGGTTTTCCCGGGACGCTGGTGGCTGAGTATGATCATTGGGTCGTGCTGCTGCGTCCGGCGCAGGTGACGCTGGGGTCGCTGGTGCTGGCGGCGAAGTCTGACGCTACGGCTTTCGGGGATCTGGAGGCCGAAGCCCATGCCGAGCTGGCCCAGGTGACCAAGGCGATCGAGGGCGCGCTTTCAGAACTGGTTGGTTATGAAAAGATCAATTATCTGATGCTGATGATGGTCGACCCCCATGTCCATTTCCACGTCCTGCCCCGTTATGAGGGCAGCAGGGAGCATGCGGGGCTTAGAATCACCGACGCGGGCTGGCCGGGCCAGCCGGACCTTGGCAGCGCGGTCAAGCTGGACAGCGCGCAGATCGCCACGCTGACCGGCTGGCTGAAACCCTATTTCGCGTAG
- a CDS encoding phosphocholine cytidylyltransferase family protein: MSISKAIILSAGQGSRLLPLTRDVPKCMIDFNGRSLISWQVAALVANGVTDIVVVTGFRTERVEDHALQLYRETGARIRTLFNPFFQVADNLGTCWIAREEMDRDFIILNGDTIVSDEIVAKLIAGAQDAITVTVDVKADYDDDDMKVNRDAEGRLHAIGKRLLPPDTNAESIGMLAFRGEGPAIFRSQIDQMMRTPEGVERWYLRAIDLIAKGNRVGTVSIQGLDWQEVDFPQDVDAANALTARWLAEGRYAK, translated from the coding sequence ATGAGCATCAGCAAAGCCATCATCCTTTCCGCGGGCCAGGGTTCGCGCCTGTTGCCGCTGACCCGCGACGTGCCCAAGTGCATGATCGATTTCAACGGACGCAGCCTCATCAGCTGGCAGGTCGCGGCGCTGGTCGCCAATGGCGTGACGGACATCGTCGTCGTCACGGGCTTTCGGACGGAACGGGTGGAGGATCATGCGCTCCAGCTCTATCGGGAAACGGGCGCGCGCATCCGCACGCTGTTCAACCCCTTCTTCCAGGTCGCCGACAATCTGGGCACCTGCTGGATCGCGCGGGAGGAGATGGACCGCGACTTCATCATCCTGAACGGCGACACCATCGTATCGGACGAAATCGTGGCGAAGCTGATTGCGGGGGCGCAGGACGCCATCACCGTCACGGTCGATGTGAAGGCCGATTATGACGATGACGACATGAAGGTGAACCGCGATGCGGAAGGCCGTCTGCACGCCATCGGCAAGCGGCTGCTGCCGCCTGACACTAACGCCGAATCGATCGGCATGCTGGCGTTCCGGGGGGAGGGGCCTGCGATCTTCCGCAGCCAGATCGACCAGATGATGCGCACGCCCGAAGGCGTTGAACGCTGGTATCTGCGCGCCATCGACCTGATCGCAAAGGGCAACCGGGTGGGCACCGTGTCCATCCAGGGGCTGGACTGGCAGGAGGTCGATTTCCCGCAGGATGTCGACGCCGCCAACGCGCTTACCGCCCGCTGGCTGGCCGAAGGACGCTACGCGAAATAG
- a CDS encoding lipopolysaccharide biosynthesis protein → MDGSSEAKAGFARILANTGWLLGGKGVGAVLSLAYLAIITRTLGVADFGRFALILSAATIVKTLVSFESWQIVVRYGQPHLMTASHDALNRVLRFCILIDLASAAAGGIIAAIILVAFGPMMELSPAMAWQTWLFCMVMMITIRSSPTGVLRLFDRFDLAAGAETMVPIGRMIGALVAWALMPDITGYLIAWSVAELLCAAAYWRLALRVGGDRLGSWRAGRAMDARVENPGIVGFLTATNLQTTLVSTGQQLAVLVVGLFVGPAGAGFYRLANQLAQSLTKISGLLSRSIFVELSRTNSTHGQDELRTLFRRSNRLAYVSGAVIIALILTLGRPLLDLIAGDAFLPAYPLLVLLGIAACIELLGVSYRPLLMATDRASLSLRITLVTTVLLLGLQAVLLSTHGTIGAASANVIASLAGFVMMGLASRKAVKRGAQSEA, encoded by the coding sequence ATGGACGGGTCGAGCGAGGCCAAGGCAGGCTTTGCCCGCATCCTGGCAAATACCGGCTGGCTGCTGGGCGGCAAGGGCGTGGGCGCGGTACTGAGCCTTGCCTATCTGGCGATCATCACGCGGACGCTGGGCGTTGCAGATTTCGGCCGCTTTGCGCTGATCCTGAGCGCGGCGACTATCGTCAAGACGCTGGTGAGCTTCGAAAGCTGGCAGATCGTGGTGCGCTATGGCCAGCCGCACCTGATGACCGCCAGTCATGATGCGCTGAACCGGGTGCTGCGTTTCTGCATCCTGATCGACCTGGCGTCGGCTGCGGCCGGCGGCATTATCGCAGCGATCATACTGGTCGCGTTCGGGCCGATGATGGAACTGTCGCCTGCGATGGCGTGGCAGACATGGCTGTTCTGCATGGTCATGATGATCACCATCCGATCGTCCCCGACGGGCGTGCTGCGCCTGTTCGACCGATTCGATCTGGCGGCTGGCGCGGAAACCATGGTGCCGATAGGCCGCATGATCGGCGCGCTTGTCGCATGGGCGTTGATGCCCGACATCACCGGCTATCTGATCGCCTGGAGCGTGGCGGAGCTGCTGTGCGCGGCGGCATACTGGCGGCTGGCGCTGCGCGTGGGCGGCGACCGGCTGGGCAGCTGGCGCGCGGGTCGGGCGATGGACGCGCGGGTGGAAAATCCCGGCATCGTCGGATTTCTGACGGCGACCAACCTGCAAACCACGCTAGTCTCGACGGGGCAGCAGCTGGCGGTGCTGGTCGTGGGGCTGTTCGTTGGACCTGCGGGCGCGGGATTTTATCGGCTGGCCAATCAGCTTGCCCAGTCGTTGACGAAGATTTCCGGCCTGCTGTCCCGCAGCATCTTCGTGGAATTGAGCCGGACAAATTCCACCCACGGGCAGGACGAGTTGCGGACGCTGTTTCGGCGCAGCAACCGGCTGGCCTATGTTTCCGGGGCGGTGATCATCGCGCTGATCCTGACGCTGGGGCGCCCGCTGCTGGACCTGATTGCGGGCGATGCTTTCCTGCCCGCCTATCCGTTGCTGGTGCTGCTGGGCATTGCGGCCTGCATTGAACTGCTGGGCGTCAGCTATCGCCCGCTACTGATGGCGACCGACCGGGCGTCGCTGTCGCTGCGCATCACGCTGGTGACGACGGTGTTGCTGCTTGGCTTGCAGGCAGTGCTGCTATCGACGCATGGGACCATCGGCGCGGCGAGCGCGAATGTGATCGCTTCGTTGGCGGGGTTTGTGATGATGGGGCTGGCTAGCCGGAAGGCGGTAAAGCGGGGAGCCCAGAGCGAAGCTTAG